A single Rhodothermales bacterium DNA region contains:
- a CDS encoding UvrD-helicase domain-containing protein, translating into MQLPPDEPARRVIRGEQDLRVPVLQDRSIVLDRNIVVRAGAGSGKTRSLVDRMVALVRSGVDARRLAAITFTIKAAGELRTRFGDSLRDTEGVLRDRAQETTDDNQEAWQRELEHVQAALRRLEHVFIGTVHAFCGRLLRERPFEAGITPDFRHIDPGAVMAHRRRFWSGFVARSAAKWLKRLEAVDLDPEDLFEFFSDCANNEDVPLTGLTLQPPCPDLQPACERVVAKLDEITARTQITVGEDELLKEVRALVRSLERQPLDSVTARARFLHGARRLSGRSCVLSRWGVRGSELNAYAKEIRDSIGDFVDTYVEPALAQWRDYVFFDAGQFINEAVTEYSAARRRRGEQTFDDLLWGARRMLQASPENRAHFARKFSHVLVDEFQDTDPVQAEILLYLTSENRKEKDAWKCAPAPGALFIVGDDKQSIYRFRRADVDVFHRFEQVLLDHDGVDVALTTNFRSDPRICGFVNSALSPAFRDPLQPPGQARWEDLVAYAGNGQPQEEAVLRIAIPEKTHKKRGDLVSAEAPLVAQAIAQLVRSGSLQLEGGRALSTPDEICWSDVMVLFRTATYIPRFVEALDRLDIPYAISGGKTLGKSESLRLLLDPLDAVLAQDAIAQLAFLRGPMCGVSDLDLVEFIERGGSLRMPRRAGGLVEPRPALADGLAMLDDLSRRLAARPPAAALEGWLEDHGVLAGLAVREGGAGLAGSLVRLMALVQSWDAQGLSWPEIVDELHRLESDDIEAEQLTLDALEGNAVNLMTVHQAKGLEAKVVILADPHWPNPPGNDLFVDRSGRTPVLSGQITNRRKDILAWTPNWTGLRVRDLELQQAEELRLTYVAATRAEQLLLISYQSKVDGPWSPLARGVFELPAFEGGPAPKATQPEERTIEEIEAALEEEQSILESLRHPTYAEASASEDGEQTHFFDATGESRGRTYGTLVHHLFETLVLNRHRSLDGSWIQRVAARHAADCIEASDRAQRTADALKAAEDLLNSPVWLALQDADEVHAELPYTFVASADGDEPETLHTGVIDLAWRKGDLWMVVDYKTDAIAVEDLATKHGMQVRWYAHALRLLAAAGEVQTYLWSTHHASLIPIQD; encoded by the coding sequence ATGCAACTTCCCCCGGATGAACCGGCGCGGCGCGTCATTCGCGGTGAACAAGACCTGCGCGTGCCGGTGCTGCAGGACAGGTCCATTGTGTTGGACCGCAACATTGTCGTGCGGGCGGGGGCCGGGAGTGGAAAGACCCGCTCCCTGGTAGATCGCATGGTGGCGCTGGTGCGCTCTGGCGTGGATGCCCGTCGCCTGGCCGCGATCACGTTCACCATCAAGGCAGCGGGTGAGTTGCGCACGCGATTTGGTGATTCCCTGCGCGACACTGAGGGGGTGCTGAGGGACCGGGCTCAGGAGACCACAGACGATAATCAGGAGGCCTGGCAGCGCGAACTCGAACACGTTCAGGCCGCGCTGCGACGACTGGAGCACGTCTTCATCGGGACGGTGCATGCATTCTGCGGGCGACTGCTTAGGGAGCGTCCGTTCGAGGCGGGAATCACCCCGGACTTCCGACACATCGATCCCGGCGCCGTCATGGCGCATCGGCGTCGATTCTGGAGCGGTTTCGTCGCGCGCTCCGCTGCAAAGTGGCTCAAGCGGCTGGAGGCGGTGGACCTCGACCCAGAGGACCTGTTCGAGTTCTTTTCAGACTGCGCCAACAATGAGGACGTGCCACTTACCGGACTGACGCTGCAGCCGCCGTGCCCCGACCTTCAGCCCGCGTGTGAGAGGGTGGTGGCCAAGCTGGACGAGATCACCGCGCGTACGCAGATCACCGTCGGCGAGGATGAGCTGCTGAAGGAAGTAAGGGCGTTGGTCAGGTCTCTCGAGCGGCAGCCGCTTGACTCGGTCACGGCGCGCGCGCGCTTTCTGCACGGTGCGCGCAGGCTGTCGGGGAGAAGCTGTGTGCTAAGCCGGTGGGGCGTTCGAGGCTCGGAGTTGAATGCGTACGCCAAGGAAATCCGGGACTCCATCGGGGACTTTGTCGATACCTACGTGGAGCCGGCATTGGCTCAGTGGCGGGACTACGTCTTCTTTGACGCCGGCCAGTTCATCAATGAAGCGGTTACCGAGTACAGCGCGGCCCGGCGACGCCGCGGCGAGCAGACCTTCGACGATCTACTCTGGGGAGCGCGCCGCATGCTGCAGGCTTCCCCCGAGAACCGCGCCCACTTTGCGCGCAAGTTCTCCCACGTTCTGGTCGACGAGTTTCAGGACACCGACCCGGTGCAGGCTGAGATCCTGCTCTACCTGACCTCCGAGAACAGAAAGGAGAAGGATGCCTGGAAGTGCGCTCCCGCGCCCGGTGCCCTGTTCATCGTCGGGGACGACAAACAGTCCATCTACCGGTTCCGTCGGGCGGACGTCGATGTATTTCACCGGTTCGAACAGGTCTTGCTGGACCACGATGGGGTAGACGTTGCCCTGACGACAAACTTCCGCTCCGATCCGCGCATCTGCGGCTTTGTGAACAGCGCCCTGTCGCCGGCATTCAGGGATCCGCTTCAGCCACCCGGCCAGGCTCGCTGGGAGGACCTTGTGGCCTACGCAGGGAACGGGCAGCCACAGGAGGAAGCCGTGCTGCGCATCGCCATCCCAGAAAAGACCCACAAGAAGCGGGGGGATCTGGTTTCAGCCGAGGCCCCGCTGGTGGCGCAGGCCATCGCCCAACTGGTGCGATCCGGCTCGTTGCAGCTGGAAGGGGGGCGTGCGCTGAGCACGCCGGACGAGATCTGCTGGTCAGATGTGATGGTTCTCTTCCGTACGGCGACCTATATCCCCCGGTTTGTGGAAGCGCTGGATCGGCTGGATATCCCATACGCCATCTCCGGCGGCAAGACTCTCGGCAAGTCCGAGAGTCTGCGACTGCTGCTCGATCCGCTGGACGCCGTGCTCGCACAGGACGCTATTGCCCAGTTGGCCTTCCTGCGGGGCCCCATGTGCGGCGTTTCGGATCTGGACCTTGTCGAGTTCATCGAGCGCGGCGGTTCGCTGCGCATGCCCCGCCGAGCCGGTGGGCTCGTGGAGCCGCGGCCGGCTTTGGCCGATGGGCTGGCCATGCTCGATGATCTCTCGCGACGCCTTGCCGCCCGGCCTCCGGCGGCCGCGCTGGAAGGCTGGCTGGAGGACCACGGGGTCCTGGCTGGCCTCGCCGTCCGGGAAGGTGGGGCCGGCCTCGCCGGGTCGCTGGTGCGACTGATGGCTTTGGTGCAATCCTGGGATGCGCAGGGACTGTCGTGGCCGGAGATCGTGGACGAGCTGCACCGACTGGAAAGCGACGACATCGAGGCGGAGCAGTTGACGCTTGATGCCCTGGAGGGCAATGCCGTCAATCTGATGACGGTGCACCAGGCGAAGGGTCTTGAGGCAAAGGTGGTGATTCTGGCAGACCCTCATTGGCCCAATCCCCCCGGAAATGACCTGTTCGTGGATCGCTCCGGTCGCACGCCCGTCCTGTCCGGACAGATCACGAACCGGCGTAAGGACATTCTGGCCTGGACACCCAACTGGACCGGTCTCCGGGTTCGGGACCTGGAACTGCAGCAGGCCGAGGAATTGCGACTCACCTACGTTGCGGCCACTCGCGCCGAGCAGTTGCTGCTGATCTCGTACCAGTCCAAAGTGGACGGACCGTGGAGTCCGTTGGCCCGGGGAGTTTTCGAACTACCCGCCTTCGAGGGAGGGCCCGCGCCGAAGGCTACCCAGCCGGAGGAGCGGACCATCGAAGAGATCGAAGCCGCGCTTGAGGAGGAGCAATCCATCCTGGAGTCTCTACGACACCCGACGTACGCCGAGGCCAGCGCCAGCGAGGACGGGGAGCAGACGCACTTCTTCGATGCGACCGGTGAGTCGCGCGGCCGCACGTACGGCACGCTGGTGCACCACCTCTTCGAGACGCTGGTCCTGAACCGCCACCGTTCGCTTGACGGGAGCTGGATTCAGCGCGTGGCCGCTCGACATGCAGCGGACTGCATAGAGGCCTCAGACCGCGCGCAGCGCACGGCAGATGCGCTGAAGGCGGCCGAGGATCTCCTGAACTCTCCCGTGTGGCTGGCGCTGCAGGATGCCGATGAGGTGCACGCAGAACTGCCGTACACCTTTGTCGCCTCGGCAGACGGTGACGAGCCGGAAACGCTGCATACCGGGGTGATCGACCTTGCGTGGCGAAAGGGTGACCTCTGGATGGTTGTGGACTACAAGACAGACGCAATTGCTGTCGAGGATCTCGCGACCAAGCACGGCATGCAGGTCCGGTGGTACGCGCATGCCCTCCGGCTGCTGGCCGCAGCCGGGGAGGTCCAGACCTACCTCTGGTCGACGCACCATGCGAGCCTGATTCCAATTCAGGACTGA